The Anaeromusa acidaminophila DSM 3853 genome includes the window TGTGCCGATGGAAGACGAAGTGGAAATCAAAGATGGCCGTAAAAAAGTAATCAAGCGCAAAGTCTTTCCAGGCTATGTTCTGGTGGAAATGATCGTGAACGATCGTTCTTGGTATGTTGTGCGCAACACGCCGGGAGTGACAGGCTTTGTTGGCTCGGGAACTAAGCCCATTCCTTTGAGTGAAGCGGAAACGCGTCAAATTCTTCGTTCCATGGGAATGGAAGAAAAGCCCAAGGTGGACTTGGAACTTTCGCAGATGGTCCGGATTAAATCTGGAGCATTTGAAGGTTGGGAAGCTAAAGTTGTGCATATTGACCCGGAGAAGGGTAAGTTGCGCGTGCTTGTTGATATGTTCGGCAGGGAAACTCCTGTGGAACTTGATTTTACTCAAGTTGAAAAGATATAATCTTTGAAATTATCCTTTAGATAGATCGTTGTAACCACAATGAGGAGGTGGAAAAAATGGCAAAAAAAGTAATCAAACTCGTGAAATTGCAAGTTCCCGCAGGCAAAGCCACTCCGGCGCCTCCGGTAGGCCCTGCGTTAGGTCAAGCTGGCGTGAACATCATGGCGTTTGTAAAGGACTTCAATGAAAGAACAGCCGCTCAGGCGGGTCTGATCATTCCGGTTGAAATCACCGTTTTTGAAGATCGTTCCTTTACCTTCATTACCAAGACTCCTCCGGCTGCTGTATTGCTCAAAAAAGCTGCTGGTCTGGAAAAAGCGTCTGGTGAGCCGAACAAAAAGAAAGTTGCAAAACTGCAGCGCGACAAAGTTCGTGAAATTGCAGAAAGCAAAATGGCGGATTTGAATGCCGCTAGCGTGGATGCTGCAATGCGTATGATTGAAGGCACCGCTCG containing:
- the nusG gene encoding transcription termination/antitermination protein NusG, translating into MDSEKMWYVIHTYSGYENKVKANLERKVQSMGMENEIFNVLVPMEDEVEIKDGRKKVIKRKVFPGYVLVEMIVNDRSWYVVRNTPGVTGFVGSGTKPIPLSEAETRQILRSMGMEEKPKVDLELSQMVRIKSGAFEGWEAKVVHIDPEKGKLRVLVDMFGRETPVELDFTQVEKI
- the rplK gene encoding 50S ribosomal protein L11, with the protein product MAKKVIKLVKLQVPAGKATPAPPVGPALGQAGVNIMAFVKDFNERTAAQAGLIIPVEITVFEDRSFTFITKTPPAAVLLKKAAGLEKASGEPNKKKVAKLQRDKVREIAESKMADLNAASVDAAMRMIEGTARSMGIDIVD